A portion of the Streptococcus sp. Marseille-Q6470 genome contains these proteins:
- a CDS encoding glycoside hydrolase family 1 protein → MLKFPKDFVWGSSTSGPQTEGRVPGDGKGDNLWDYWYQVEPNRYYNGIGPDKTSTFYENWEKDIELLLESGHTAFRTSIQWSRIFPQGRGEVNPQGVAFYRQVFEAIKAKGIRLLVNLYHFDLPFALQEDGDGWENKATIKAYEDYARFCFETYGGLVDQWITFNEPIVPVEFGYFYDAHYPHKVDAKAAVQVAYNTQLASTLAVKTCHEILPNSKIGIVLNLTPAYPRSQHPADVKAARIADLFQAQSFLDPSVLGTYPEELVEILAEHNLLPDSTAEELELIREYTVDFLGVNYYQPLRVMAPRFAKHPDSPLLPEHFYEPYVMPGRKINPHRGWEIYEQGIYDIAQNIKENYGNIEWMLTENGMGVEGEDKFRENGMIQDDYRIDFVKGHLRELHRAIEDGANCKGYLIWTFIDCWSWLNSYKNRYGLVELDLETQERRLKKSGHWFKELSDNNGF, encoded by the coding sequence ATGCTAAAATTTCCAAAGGATTTTGTCTGGGGTTCCTCAACTTCTGGGCCACAGACAGAGGGGCGAGTGCCTGGTGACGGAAAGGGAGATAATCTCTGGGATTATTGGTACCAAGTAGAACCAAATCGCTACTACAATGGGATTGGACCAGACAAAACATCGACCTTTTATGAAAATTGGGAAAAAGATATCGAACTATTGTTAGAATCAGGTCATACAGCCTTTCGGACTTCAATCCAGTGGTCTCGTATTTTCCCACAGGGTCGTGGTGAAGTCAATCCTCAAGGTGTGGCTTTCTACCGTCAGGTCTTTGAAGCTATTAAGGCCAAGGGAATCCGTCTCTTAGTCAATCTTTATCACTTTGATCTGCCTTTTGCCCTTCAAGAAGATGGCGATGGTTGGGAAAATAAGGCGACCATCAAGGCTTATGAAGACTATGCGCGTTTCTGTTTTGAAACTTATGGAGGCTTGGTAGACCAATGGATTACCTTCAATGAGCCTATCGTTCCTGTAGAGTTTGGCTATTTCTATGATGCCCATTATCCTCATAAGGTAGATGCCAAAGCAGCGGTTCAGGTAGCCTATAACACTCAACTGGCCAGCACTCTTGCAGTGAAGACTTGTCACGAAATTCTGCCAAATTCTAAGATTGGGATTGTCCTCAACTTGACACCAGCTTATCCACGTAGTCAACATCCTGCGGATGTGAAAGCTGCTCGTATAGCAGATCTCTTTCAAGCGCAATCTTTCTTAGATCCATCAGTCTTGGGAACTTATCCAGAAGAACTAGTGGAAATTTTAGCTGAGCATAATTTGCTGCCAGATTCTACAGCTGAGGAGTTGGAACTTATTCGTGAGTACACAGTAGATTTTCTTGGAGTCAACTACTACCAGCCTTTGCGTGTCATGGCGCCGCGTTTTGCTAAGCATCCTGACAGCCCGCTTTTGCCAGAGCATTTCTATGAACCTTACGTCATGCCCGGTCGTAAGATCAATCCGCACCGTGGTTGGGAAATCTACGAGCAAGGAATTTATGACATTGCCCAAAACATCAAGGAAAACTATGGCAATATTGAGTGGATGTTGACAGAGAATGGGATGGGCGTTGAAGGTGAAGATAAATTCCGCGAAAATGGAATGATTCAGGATGATTACCGTATTGACTTTGTCAAAGGTCACCTTCGTGAGCTTCATCGTGCCATCGAAGACGGTGCCAACTGTAAAGGCTACTTGATCTGGACCTTCATCGATTGCTGGTCATGGCTCAATAGCTATAAAAACCGTTATGGTTTAGTCGAGCTTGACCTTGAAACGCAAGAACGACGATTGAAAAAATCAGGCCACTGGTTCAAAGAACTCAGTGACAATAATGGATTTTAA
- a CDS encoding 5-formyltetrahydrofolate cyclo-ligase, which yields MKKALRKQVLQELKSLSAEEKEVMDAWLNEQLLLHPFYKEAKTIATYLSFPHEFQTARLIEQAQKDGKTLLIPKTYPHGKMDFVLYEPEKLERNSFGLLEPQGDFTILEPSQIDLIHVPGLAFNTSGYRVGYGGGYYDRYLERFPGHTISTIYPCQIQNFQPEHYDIPVEEVLIYERNF from the coding sequence ATGAAAAAAGCCCTACGCAAGCAGGTCTTGCAAGAACTCAAATCTCTATCAGCCGAAGAAAAGGAAGTCATGGACGCTTGGTTGAATGAGCAACTACTTCTACATCCCTTCTACAAGGAAGCAAAAACCATCGCCACTTACCTGTCTTTCCCTCATGAATTTCAGACAGCTAGACTCATTGAACAGGCTCAAAAAGATGGGAAGACACTCCTCATTCCCAAAACCTATCCACATGGAAAAATGGACTTTGTTCTATATGAACCAGAGAAACTCGAAAGAAATTCTTTTGGACTTCTTGAACCTCAAGGAGACTTCACAATCCTTGAACCCTCTCAGATTGACCTGATTCATGTTCCTGGTTTGGCTTTCAACACTTCTGGCTATCGGGTTGGCTATGGAGGTGGCTATTACGACCGCTACTTAGAGCGTTTCCCAGGTCATACTATTAGTACGATTTATCCATGTCAGATTCAGAATTTTCAACCTGAGCACTACGATATTCCTGTTGAGGAGGTACTCATCTATGAAAGAAATTTTTGA
- a CDS encoding rhomboid family intramembrane serine protease yields the protein MKEIFDRRYPVTSFFLLVTTLVFVLMFLTSGFNYTSAATLYKFGAVYPPAIKAMPEQIWRLFSATFVHIGLQHFLVNMLSLYFLGRQMEQIFGSKQFFFIYLLSGMMGNLFVLVFSPNAITAGASTALYGMFASIVVLRYASRNPYLQQLGQSYLSLLVINLVGSILMPGISLAGHVGGAVGGALLAIVFPVRGERKIYSPGQRGLATLAFIALSALLLFIGLF from the coding sequence ATGAAAGAAATTTTTGATCGTCGGTATCCTGTCACGAGCTTCTTTCTACTCGTGACAACCCTGGTTTTTGTACTCATGTTTCTAACCAGTGGTTTCAACTATACCAGCGCAGCCACCTTGTATAAATTCGGAGCTGTGTATCCCCCTGCTATCAAGGCCATGCCTGAACAAATCTGGCGCTTATTCTCCGCAACCTTTGTCCACATTGGCTTGCAGCACTTTTTAGTCAATATGCTATCCCTCTACTTTTTGGGACGCCAGATGGAGCAAATCTTTGGCTCCAAACAGTTTTTCTTTATCTACCTTCTATCAGGTATGATGGGAAATCTCTTTGTCCTAGTTTTTAGTCCCAATGCTATTACTGCAGGTGCTTCAACTGCCCTCTACGGTATGTTTGCCTCTATTGTTGTTCTCCGATATGCTTCACGCAATCCCTATCTCCAACAACTTGGTCAATCCTACCTCTCCCTCTTAGTCATCAACCTAGTGGGTAGTATTTTAATGCCTGGTATCAGCCTTGCTGGGCATGTCGGGGGTGCTGTCGGGGGTGCATTACTGGCTATCGTCTTCCCAGTCCGAGGAGAACGAAAAATATACAGCCCAGGCCAACGTGGTCTAGCAACCCTAGCCTTTATTGCTTTATCAGCTCTACTACTTTTTATCGGACTATTCTAA